The following proteins are encoded in a genomic region of Sesamum indicum cultivar Zhongzhi No. 13 linkage group LG8, S_indicum_v1.0, whole genome shotgun sequence:
- the LOC105169728 gene encoding auxin-responsive protein SAUR24 yields the protein MAIRLPRITHAKLLRQWSSLAGNHIPKGCFAVYVGESEKKRFVVPISFLNHPSFQQLLNQAEEEFGFDHPTGALTIPCSEEFFVDLTSQLS from the coding sequence atgGCTATCCGCCTGCCTCGTATTACTCATGCCAAGTTACTTCGTCAATGGTCTTCATTGGCTGGAAACCATATTCCTAAGGGATGCTTTGCAGTTTATGTTGGAGAAAGTGAAAAGAAGAGATTTGTTGTTCCAATATCATTCTTAAACCACCCATCATTTCAACAATTGCTGAACCAAGCTGAGGAAGAATTTGGGTTTGATCATCCAACGGGTGCCCTTACGATCCCCTGCAGTGAGGAATTCTTCGTTGATCTCACCTCTCAGTTGAGTTGA